A genomic region of Brevibacillus sp. JNUCC-41 contains the following coding sequences:
- the gpr gene encoding GPR endopeptidase, with the protein MENNLDLREYGIRTDLAIEAKEIALEHKGVVEEVDVSRIEGVIIKEKEVDDLKVSLVEVTAEGEKEIGKKQGSYLTIEVQGIRQQDTETQQRVEKVFANELAYFLKRNKITKESSCLVVGLGNWNVTPDALGPAVVENLVVTRHLFELQPESVKEGYRPVSAISPGVMGITGIETSDIIKGVIEKSKPDFLIVVDALAARSIERVNSTIQITDTGIHPGSGVGNKRKELSQDTLGVPVIAIGIPTVVDAVSIASDTIDYILKHFGKELNEGDRPSRSLAPAGFSFGKRTKLTEEDMPGEKERQTFLGMIGVLPDEEKRKLIYEVLSPLGQNLMVTPKEVDVFIEDMANLIANGLNAALHHSINQDNAGYYTR; encoded by the coding sequence ATGGAAAATAATTTGGACCTTAGAGAATACGGAATTCGTACAGATTTGGCGATAGAAGCAAAGGAAATTGCCCTTGAACATAAAGGTGTTGTAGAGGAAGTTGATGTATCCCGTATCGAAGGGGTCATCATCAAGGAAAAAGAAGTGGATGATCTGAAGGTATCCTTGGTCGAGGTCACGGCTGAGGGGGAAAAGGAAATCGGTAAGAAACAGGGCAGTTATTTGACCATCGAAGTGCAGGGCATCCGCCAGCAGGATACGGAAACGCAGCAACGGGTGGAAAAGGTGTTCGCCAACGAACTGGCTTACTTCTTGAAACGGAATAAGATCACCAAAGAAAGCAGCTGTTTGGTTGTCGGTCTTGGTAATTGGAATGTTACTCCCGATGCTCTGGGCCCAGCAGTCGTTGAGAACCTTGTAGTCACAAGGCATTTGTTCGAATTGCAGCCGGAGTCCGTCAAGGAAGGCTATCGGCCGGTCAGTGCGATTTCCCCCGGTGTGATGGGGATTACGGGAATCGAGACGAGTGACATCATTAAAGGAGTCATCGAAAAAAGTAAACCTGATTTCCTGATCGTCGTTGACGCATTGGCTGCCCGTTCGATCGAACGGGTGAATTCCACGATTCAAATTACGGATACAGGCATCCATCCAGGGTCTGGTGTTGGAAATAAACGAAAGGAATTGAGCCAGGATACACTGGGAGTTCCTGTTATAGCAATTGGAATACCTACCGTCGTGGATGCCGTATCAATTGCAAGCGATACGATAGATTATATTTTGAAGCACTTTGGCAAGGAACTGAATGAAGGGGACAGACCATCACGATCGTTGGCACCAGCTGGATTCAGTTTCGGGAAGCGAACGAAGTTGACCGAAGAGGATATGCCAGGTGAAAAGGAGCGCCAAACCTTCTTGGGAATGATAGGTGTACTCCCTGATGAAGAGAAACGGAAATTGATTTATGAAGTGCTGTCACCTCTTGGTCAAAATTTAATGGTTACACCGAAAGAAGTCGATGTTTTCATTGAGGATATGGCCAATTTGATAGCCAATGGTTTAAATGCAGCCTTGCATCATTCAATAAATCAGGATAATGCCGGCTACTACACACGTTAA
- the rpsT gene encoding 30S ribosomal protein S20, producing MPNIKSAIKRVKINDKKRVHNITVRSTMRTTVKNAEVALAGENVEAAKEALLTAAVKLDKAASKGLIHKNAAARKKSRLAKRLNALNA from the coding sequence ATGCCAAACATTAAATCTGCTATTAAACGTGTGAAAATTAACGACAAAAAACGCGTTCATAACATTACTGTTAGATCAACTATGCGTACTACAGTGAAAAACGCTGAAGTTGCATTAGCTGGTGAAAACGTTGAAGCTGCTAAAGAAGCTCTTTTAACAGCTGCTGTGAAATTAGACAAAGCTGCATCTAAAGGATTAATCCATAAAAATGCGGCAGCCCGTAAAAAATCTCGTTTAGCGAAAAGACTTAACGCTCTTAACGCATAA
- the holA gene encoding DNA polymerase III subunit delta: MVLDVWKSIKKGQFAPVYLLYGTEAYLINETKQLLIENILHEDEMDFNFAQFDLEETPVETALEDVETLPFIGERRLVFMQNPFFLTAEKTKSRVEHNVKRLEAYLADPVPYSIVVLTAPYEKLDERKKITKELKRKAVLVEAKKLGDHELKGWVKERVETSSVQIDEQATELLLELAGTNLMMLTNELDKMVLYAEADKHITVEIVEKLVAKSLEQNIFTLVDHVLQRKMESAMTILHDLLRQNEEPIKILSVIAGQVRLMYQVKELSRQGYSQQKIAGQLKVHPYRVKLALEKTGKFQERELLSIMNDLAEADYKMKTGQADKAITLELLLLKIR; encoded by the coding sequence TTGGTATTAGACGTTTGGAAAAGTATAAAAAAAGGGCAATTCGCTCCAGTATACTTGTTATATGGAACAGAAGCCTATCTAATAAACGAAACAAAGCAGCTATTGATCGAGAATATCCTTCACGAAGATGAGATGGATTTTAACTTTGCTCAATTTGATTTAGAAGAGACGCCTGTTGAAACTGCGCTTGAAGATGTCGAAACCCTCCCGTTTATCGGGGAAAGGCGCCTTGTTTTCATGCAAAACCCATTTTTTTTGACAGCTGAAAAAACGAAGTCAAGAGTTGAACATAATGTAAAAAGACTGGAAGCGTATTTGGCTGACCCGGTCCCTTATTCTATTGTTGTATTGACCGCACCTTATGAGAAACTGGATGAACGGAAAAAAATCACCAAGGAGCTTAAGCGTAAGGCGGTTCTCGTTGAAGCGAAGAAGCTTGGTGATCATGAATTAAAGGGGTGGGTGAAGGAGAGGGTCGAAACTTCTTCAGTCCAAATAGATGAGCAGGCTACAGAGCTTTTACTTGAACTTGCAGGAACGAATCTGATGATGCTGACGAATGAACTAGATAAAATGGTGCTTTATGCAGAAGCTGATAAACATATAACGGTCGAGATAGTGGAAAAGCTGGTTGCTAAATCACTTGAACAGAATATCTTCACGCTTGTTGATCATGTGTTACAGCGAAAGATGGAGAGTGCCATGACGATACTGCACGATCTTCTCAGGCAGAATGAAGAACCCATCAAGATCTTGAGTGTCATTGCAGGCCAGGTCAGGCTCATGTATCAAGTGAAGGAGCTTTCCCGTCAAGGTTATAGCCAGCAAAAAATTGCTGGTCAATTGAAGGTGCACCCATACCGGGTAAAGCTGGCACTTGAAAAGACGGGGAAATTCCAGGAACGCGAGCTGTTGAGCATCATGAACGACTTAGCGGAAGCGGATTATAAAATGAAGACCGGCCAAGCGGATAAGGCAATCACGCTTGAGCTGCTGCTTTTAAAAATTAGATGA
- a CDS encoding YqzM family protein gives MNEFEKNVQSKTDDVADSAMGFIGSFVFFAAMFTIAVVIKAVGS, from the coding sequence ATGAACGAATTCGAAAAGAATGTTCAGTCAAAAACAGATGACGTCGCTGATTCCGCTATGGGATTCATCGGTTCTTTTGTATTTTTCGCTGCCATGTTCACCATAGCTGTCGTCATTAAAGCTGTCGGATCCTGA
- a CDS encoding DNA internalization-related competence protein ComEC/Rec2 encodes MARYLVLLAVSATFGVMAHSFFNVRLLIIILIFLCFLYFSVGLSVKALCFHLVIMGIFLGAASFSDHRNKTAYHGTESRFIITFTDQPNIDGNSLKGFVRGEKGERLVLRYKITTELEQEKLSRFLRIGLSCPAGGTLQIPDKNRNENSFDYQRYLFRQGIHWILKADSISFEECKKAENSIPVSIRNLRLKGITYIMEHFPEESSGFVTALIFGDQTYIDEDDLTNYQRLGLVHLLAISGLHVSFLTGMLFYFGIRVGITRERMMVAILIFLPVYMLLSGASPSVVRSCLMAMLFFLLLLFKKRLSAGAAIGLTYMALLFFRPNMIYDIGFQLSFAVTFSIIMSPSIFLQYPKKTMQLFIISSICQLAALPILLFHFFEVSFLGVFLNVLYVPLYSIILLPLSLMSLLIHLLLPPLGQPLISLLNFTFVLCNKAADAASDLPLVSIPFGKPSFIMMVLLVISLLGLYLTWDISFGKSKIWCGIMIVLLLFQYNLQRFSPFGEVQIIDVGQGDSILIILPFNRGNYLIDTGGQITFPIDTWAKKRKKFNTADDIIIPLLKSKGIHQLDKLILTHPDADHMGSAKELIENFKVGEIIIGGWSEEQYGDMDFVSVARDKKLKMTVLRRGGNWLGGGAPFAVLSPYKKEENKNDSSIVLLTELGGLSWLFTGDMGEEGERELLSTFPQLQADILKVGHHGSKTSSSAAFLEQIQAKAALISVGKDNRYGHPHGDVIANLEKNGIKVFRTDEDGSIIYKYYKSSGTFRKILP; translated from the coding sequence ATGGCTAGATATCTTGTCTTACTAGCCGTTTCGGCTACATTTGGTGTTATGGCCCATTCTTTTTTTAATGTAAGGCTGCTGATCATTATCCTTATTTTTCTCTGTTTCCTTTATTTTTCGGTGGGGTTAAGCGTGAAGGCCCTATGTTTTCATTTGGTGATCATGGGGATATTTTTAGGGGCTGCCTCCTTCTCCGATCACCGAAATAAAACTGCCTATCATGGTACGGAAAGCCGATTCATCATCACATTTACCGACCAACCGAATATAGATGGAAATTCGTTAAAAGGATTCGTGCGCGGTGAGAAAGGTGAACGGCTAGTGCTTCGTTATAAAATCACAACCGAATTGGAACAGGAAAAGCTGAGTCGGTTTCTGCGCATCGGTTTATCATGTCCGGCTGGAGGGACATTGCAAATTCCCGACAAAAACAGGAATGAAAACAGTTTCGATTACCAACGTTATCTTTTTCGCCAAGGCATCCATTGGATATTAAAAGCGGATTCCATTTCCTTTGAAGAATGCAAAAAGGCTGAAAACTCGATTCCGGTTTCGATTCGTAATTTGCGCCTGAAGGGAATTACGTATATTATGGAACACTTTCCAGAAGAATCAAGCGGTTTTGTCACAGCTCTCATATTCGGCGACCAGACATATATAGATGAAGACGACCTTACTAATTACCAGCGATTGGGGCTAGTTCATTTACTTGCGATTTCCGGTCTCCATGTCAGTTTTTTAACGGGGATGTTATTTTACTTCGGCATCAGGGTTGGGATTACACGGGAAAGAATGATGGTGGCCATCTTAATCTTCCTTCCGGTTTACATGTTACTATCAGGTGCAAGTCCATCTGTGGTGAGGTCCTGTTTAATGGCTATGCTTTTCTTTCTTCTCCTGTTATTCAAGAAACGACTCTCTGCGGGTGCCGCAATCGGATTGACTTATATGGCATTATTGTTTTTTCGGCCTAACATGATCTATGATATAGGTTTTCAGCTTTCATTCGCAGTCACTTTCTCCATTATCATGTCTCCAAGCATTTTCTTACAATATCCTAAGAAAACAATGCAACTATTCATCATCAGTTCCATCTGCCAATTGGCAGCCCTTCCGATTTTACTTTTCCACTTTTTTGAAGTATCCTTTCTTGGCGTGTTTCTAAACGTATTGTATGTTCCGCTTTATTCCATCATATTGCTGCCGCTTTCGCTGATGTCCCTCCTTATTCATTTATTGTTGCCTCCCTTGGGGCAACCCCTCATATCATTATTGAATTTCACATTCGTACTCTGCAATAAAGCCGCGGATGCAGCATCGGATTTGCCGCTGGTTTCCATTCCGTTTGGAAAACCATCTTTCATCATGATGGTATTACTTGTTATTTCCCTTTTAGGGTTATACCTGACTTGGGATATATCTTTTGGAAAAAGTAAAATCTGGTGCGGAATAATGATTGTCCTTTTGCTTTTTCAATATAATTTACAAAGGTTCTCTCCTTTTGGTGAAGTGCAGATCATCGACGTTGGACAGGGTGACTCCATTTTAATTATCCTGCCGTTCAATCGCGGCAATTATTTGATCGATACGGGTGGGCAAATTACATTTCCAATCGACACGTGGGCAAAAAAGCGAAAGAAGTTCAACACCGCGGATGATATCATCATTCCATTATTGAAAAGTAAGGGAATCCACCAATTGGACAAACTCATTTTAACCCATCCGGATGCAGATCATATGGGAAGTGCAAAAGAATTGATTGAGAATTTTAAAGTTGGGGAGATCATCATTGGAGGCTGGAGTGAAGAGCAATATGGGGATATGGATTTTGTGTCGGTGGCAAGAGATAAAAAGTTGAAAATGACTGTACTGAGAAGGGGGGGCAATTGGTTGGGAGGAGGAGCGCCGTTTGCTGTTCTCAGTCCATATAAGAAAGAGGAAAATAAGAATGATTCATCCATAGTTCTATTAACGGAGCTTGGGGGATTGTCATGGTTATTTACCGGTGATATGGGAGAAGAAGGGGAAAGGGAATTATTGAGCACATTTCCGCAGTTGCAGGCGGATATCTTGAAGGTTGGACACCATGGCAGTAAAACTTCTTCTTCCGCGGCCTTCCTTGAACAGATACAGGCGAAAGCGGCACTTATTTCAGTTGGAAAAGATAATCGCTACGGTCACCCTCATGGAGACGTAATTGCGAATCTTGAGAAAAATGGCATAAAGGTGTTCAGGACAGACGAGGATGGTTCTATTATTTACAAGTATTACAAAAGCAGTGGAACCTTTCGGAAGATACTTCCATAG
- a CDS encoding ComE operon protein 2: protein MNRISWDQYFMAQSHLLALRSTCTRLTVGATIVRDNRIIAGGYNGSIAGGTHCIDDGCYVIDNHCVRTIHAEMNALLQCAKFGVPTDGAEIYVTHFPCLQCCKSLIQAGIKAVYYAEDYKNHPYALELFKQAGVKTEKVEAKGAIDVNGKQKKDFVFSLLAQLERTDLTKEDLMELEKQANQIFEN, encoded by the coding sequence ATGAACAGAATTAGTTGGGATCAATATTTCATGGCGCAAAGCCATTTATTAGCTTTAAGAAGCACATGTACACGCCTCACTGTAGGGGCGACCATCGTCAGGGACAACCGAATCATTGCGGGGGGATATAATGGGTCCATTGCGGGAGGGACGCATTGTATTGATGACGGCTGTTATGTAATTGATAATCATTGTGTCAGAACGATACATGCAGAAATGAATGCACTTTTACAATGTGCGAAATTTGGGGTGCCCACTGATGGGGCAGAAATATATGTAACGCATTTTCCATGTCTTCAGTGCTGTAAATCACTCATCCAAGCTGGCATAAAGGCTGTTTATTATGCGGAGGATTACAAAAATCATCCATATGCCCTGGAATTATTCAAACAGGCTGGTGTCAAGACCGAGAAAGTTGAAGCAAAAGGGGCCATCGATGTTAATGGAAAACAAAAAAAGGACTTTGTATTCTCATTGCTGGCTCAGCTTGAACGAACAGACCTGACAAAAGAAGATTTAATGGAGTTGGAAAAGCAGGCCAATCAAATATTTGAAAATTAA
- a CDS encoding helix-hairpin-helix domain-containing protein, protein MEAIFKRKLMMVTVVTVAVAFVAAGIYFFLQQGEDPADTEDIFAITAKDAEIKQSEEETPAEPEIIKVDVKGAVKSPGLFTAQAGDRVIDLISAAGSFTDMADKDKVNFAQIVEDQMVIYVPEIGEEDEGKLENMQVGPSGDAVSGRTSGGLVNLNTATQEELETLTGIGPSKANAILEYRETVGKFKEVDDLKKVTGIGDKTFERLRDSISVK, encoded by the coding sequence ATGGAAGCGATTTTTAAACGGAAATTGATGATGGTAACTGTGGTAACTGTTGCCGTGGCATTTGTGGCAGCAGGCATTTACTTTTTTTTGCAACAAGGGGAGGATCCGGCTGATACGGAAGATATCTTTGCCATTACTGCAAAAGATGCTGAAATTAAACAAAGTGAAGAGGAAACGCCTGCCGAACCTGAGATCATTAAAGTGGACGTTAAAGGAGCGGTCAAGTCCCCAGGCCTATTCACTGCACAGGCAGGTGACCGGGTGATCGATTTGATTTCGGCTGCGGGGAGTTTTACGGACATGGCTGATAAAGATAAAGTGAATTTTGCTCAAATCGTCGAAGATCAAATGGTCATTTATGTTCCGGAAATAGGTGAAGAAGACGAGGGGAAGTTGGAGAATATGCAAGTCGGACCGTCTGGTGATGCCGTCTCTGGGAGGACATCAGGAGGACTGGTGAACTTGAATACAGCTACACAGGAAGAATTGGAAACCTTGACGGGAATTGGACCATCAAAAGCGAATGCGATCCTGGAATACAGGGAAACGGTAGGGAAATTCAAGGAGGTCGATGACTTGAAGAAGGTAACGGGAATCGGCGATAAAACGTTTGAAAGGTTACGGGATTCCATTTCAGTTAAATGA
- the comER gene encoding late competence protein ComER, giving the protein MKKIGVIGTGNMGTILIEAWLEAKILNPADLIITNRTLSKALVLKEKHPGIKVAESAAEIVQQADFIFLCVKPLQINSLLQEIKHHIKRDQLVISITSPLSVSQLESAVNAPCARFIPSITNRVGSGVSLLSFSKSCSKEKVSALFDLASAISAPVIIENDITRVASDIVSCGPAFFSYLAQAFIDAACQTTKIDKETATTLTENMLVGLGELLGKGVYTLPTLQEKVCVKGGITGEGIKVLEAETGEMFHHLFQATHEKFAEDLHEVEKQFGHPY; this is encoded by the coding sequence TTGAAGAAAATCGGTGTTATCGGAACCGGAAATATGGGAACCATTTTAATCGAGGCATGGCTGGAGGCAAAAATATTGAATCCGGCGGATCTAATCATTACAAATCGCACGCTTTCCAAAGCATTGGTACTGAAAGAAAAACACCCTGGTATCAAGGTTGCGGAAAGCGCAGCCGAAATCGTCCAACAAGCTGACTTTATCTTTCTCTGTGTAAAACCATTGCAAATTAACAGCCTATTACAGGAAATCAAACATCATATAAAAAGGGATCAGCTGGTTATTTCCATCACAAGCCCGCTTTCAGTCTCCCAGCTTGAATCCGCCGTGAACGCCCCTTGTGCCCGTTTTATCCCGAGCATAACGAACCGTGTGGGTTCAGGGGTATCGTTACTGAGCTTCAGCAAGAGCTGCAGTAAGGAAAAAGTGTCAGCTTTATTTGATTTGGCCTCTGCCATATCGGCACCGGTCATCATTGAAAACGATATCACCCGGGTAGCTTCCGATATCGTCAGCTGCGGTCCTGCCTTTTTCAGCTATTTAGCACAAGCTTTTATTGACGCGGCTTGCCAAACGACGAAGATAGATAAAGAAACGGCTACGACTTTGACTGAGAATATGCTGGTTGGCTTAGGGGAACTGCTCGGTAAAGGGGTTTATACATTGCCGACCTTACAGGAAAAGGTTTGTGTAAAGGGTGGAATAACAGGTGAGGGGATCAAGGTTTTAGAAGCGGAAACCGGGGAAATGTTCCATCATCTTTTTCAAGCGACACATGAAAAGTTTGCAGAGGATCTTCACGAAGTTGAAAAGCAGTTCGGCCATCCTTATTAA
- a CDS encoding class I SAM-dependent DNA methyltransferase, translating to MTYERFAYVYDELMKDAPYEKWLMILTAKLEQYGIGGRKVLDLACGTGEMTVELAQHGFDVTGVDLSDEMLLVANEKAVKLRLSIPLFQQNMAELEGLGQFDCVTIFCDSLNYLRNEGDIVKTFSRVHEHLKDGGLFLFDVHSIYKMEEIFHDNTFAVNGEEVSYIWDCFPGEEPYSVEHDLSFFVRDDESGLYDRFDELHYQRTYPVEQYKKWLEQAGFTVSEILADLEDAPLVAETERILFVASK from the coding sequence ATGACGTACGAACGCTTTGCCTATGTATACGATGAACTGATGAAGGACGCACCTTATGAAAAATGGCTGATGATCCTTACGGCGAAGCTGGAACAGTACGGAATTGGCGGCAGGAAAGTCCTGGATTTAGCGTGTGGAACCGGGGAAATGACCGTTGAATTGGCGCAACACGGATTCGATGTCACCGGTGTGGATTTATCTGATGAAATGCTACTTGTTGCTAATGAAAAAGCGGTTAAGCTTAGATTATCAATTCCGCTTTTCCAGCAGAATATGGCAGAACTCGAAGGACTTGGCCAATTTGATTGTGTCACGATTTTTTGTGATTCGCTGAACTACCTTCGTAATGAGGGAGATATAGTCAAGACGTTCAGCCGGGTTCATGAGCATTTGAAGGATGGCGGATTATTCTTGTTTGATGTCCATTCCATTTATAAAATGGAAGAAATCTTTCATGATAATACGTTTGCTGTCAATGGTGAAGAAGTATCCTATATATGGGACTGCTTCCCAGGTGAAGAACCTTACAGTGTGGAACATGATTTAAGTTTTTTCGTAAGGGATGATGAAAGCGGTCTGTATGACCGGTTTGATGAGTTGCATTATCAACGGACCTATCCGGTTGAACAATATAAAAAGTGGTTGGAGCAAGCAGGTTTTACGGTTTCTGAAATTCTGGCGGACCTTGAAGACGCACCGCTTGTAGCGGAAACCGAAAGAATCTTATTTGTAGCCAGTAAATGA
- the rsfS gene encoding ribosome silencing factor, with product MTERELLVIAAKAADDKRAEDIVALNMQGISLVADYFLICHGNSEKQVQAIAREMKSKADESGINVKRLEGFDEAKWVLVDLGDVVAHIFHKDERNYYNLERLWGDAPFEDLESELTS from the coding sequence ATGACTGAACGTGAACTTCTTGTAATTGCAGCAAAAGCGGCGGACGATAAAAGAGCGGAGGATATCGTGGCATTGAACATGCAAGGTATTTCCCTAGTAGCGGATTACTTTTTGATCTGCCACGGTAATTCTGAAAAACAAGTACAAGCAATAGCTCGTGAAATGAAGAGCAAAGCTGATGAATCAGGAATCAATGTAAAACGTCTTGAAGGTTTTGACGAGGCGAAATGGGTGCTTGTTGATCTTGGCGATGTAGTGGCCCACATTTTCCATAAGGATGAAAGAAATTACTATAACCTCGAACGTTTATGGGGAGATGCACCTTTTGAAGATCTAGAGAGTGAACTGACTTCATGA
- the yqeK gene encoding bis(5'-nucleosyl)-tetraphosphatase (symmetrical) YqeK has translation MNREKALALVKEQITERRYIHTLGVVESAIELAERYGADVKKAELAAIFHDYAKFRPKEEMEQIIIAEKMDQALLEYNMELWHAPVGAYLVKKEAGIQDAEILDAIAYHTSGRVGMSLLDKVVYLADYIEPGRSFPGVDEVRQTAKQNLDHAVIQALRNTVVFLMKRNQAIYPDTFKTYNDLIMNLKEKM, from the coding sequence ATGAATCGTGAGAAAGCATTGGCGCTGGTCAAAGAACAAATCACCGAGCGCAGGTACATTCATACATTGGGTGTGGTCGAGTCAGCGATAGAACTTGCTGAACGGTATGGTGCCGACGTCAAAAAAGCCGAACTGGCAGCCATTTTCCATGATTATGCAAAATTTCGTCCAAAAGAGGAAATGGAGCAAATAATAATCGCTGAAAAAATGGACCAGGCTCTACTTGAATACAATATGGAGCTGTGGCACGCTCCTGTCGGGGCTTATCTGGTGAAAAAGGAAGCTGGCATTCAGGACGCTGAAATCTTGGATGCAATTGCCTATCACACGTCTGGCAGGGTTGGCATGAGCCTATTGGATAAAGTCGTATACCTTGCTGACTATATTGAGCCGGGACGTTCTTTTCCCGGTGTCGATGAAGTCAGGCAGACGGCAAAGCAAAATTTGGATCATGCTGTCATTCAGGCTTTAAGGAATACAGTTGTTTTTTTAATGAAAAGAAATCAGGCAATTTACCCTGACACATTTAAGACATATAATGATTTGATCATGAATTTGAAGGAGAAGATGTAA
- a CDS encoding nicotinate-nucleotide adenylyltransferase — protein MKKIGILGGTFNPPHIGHLIIANEVLDALELDEIRFMPNHVPPHKEKSEEVTDMDRLAMLENALAGNPSFYIEGIEIERKGTSYTYDTIKLLKELEPTNEFYFIIGADMIEYLPNWHRIDELVHMVNFVGVKRPGYNEKTLYPITMVKVPQMFISSSMIRRKLRTGKTVKYLIADPVVKYIKGNGLYES, from the coding sequence ATGAAAAAAATTGGAATTCTTGGCGGTACATTCAATCCTCCGCATATCGGGCATTTAATTATAGCGAATGAAGTGCTGGATGCCCTTGAGCTAGATGAAATCAGGTTCATGCCGAATCACGTTCCTCCCCATAAGGAAAAATCGGAGGAAGTAACCGATATGGACAGGCTGGCCATGTTGGAAAACGCGCTAGCCGGAAACCCATCTTTTTATATTGAGGGTATTGAAATAGAAAGAAAAGGCACATCTTATACGTATGACACAATAAAATTGCTGAAAGAACTTGAGCCAACCAATGAGTTCTATTTCATAATTGGCGCAGATATGATTGAGTACTTACCAAATTGGCATCGTATCGACGAGCTGGTGCATATGGTCAATTTCGTCGGTGTGAAGCGCCCTGGATATAACGAAAAGACCTTATACCCGATCACGATGGTGAAAGTCCCCCAGATGTTCATTTCGTCTTCCATGATACGAAGGAAGTTAAGGACGGGGAAAACCGTGAAATATTTAATAGCAGATCCAGTGGTGAAGTATATTAAAGGGAATGGTTTATATGAATCGTGA
- the yhbY gene encoding ribosome assembly RNA-binding protein YhbY, protein MLTGKQKRFLRSKAHHLNPIFQVGKGGVNDNLIKQIGEALEVRELIKVSILQNCEEDRNDVGLSLSKGARAELVQIIGYTIVLYKESKENKQLKLP, encoded by the coding sequence ATGTTAACAGGAAAACAGAAAAGATTTTTACGATCAAAGGCCCATCACCTCAATCCAATTTTTCAAGTTGGTAAAGGCGGCGTCAATGATAATCTCATCAAGCAAATTGGTGAGGCGCTAGAAGTACGTGAATTAATCAAGGTCAGCATCCTTCAAAACTGTGAAGAGGACCGCAATGATGTGGGACTTTCTTTATCAAAAGGTGCACGGGCGGAATTGGTTCAGATTATCGGCTACACAATTGTGCTGTATAAAGAATCAAAAGAAAACAAACAACTTAAATTACCTTAA
- the aroE gene encoding shikimate dehydrogenase has product MKKIYGVMGDPIAHSMSPDIHNDAFEKENIEAVYHHFHVTKEGLNDAVKGMKALGIEGFNITIPHKTSIIPFLDEVDELALAIGAVNTVVNKNGRFIGYNTDGKGFFKSLCDEISSDIKAKKTLVIGAGGAARAIYFTLVKEGVKQVDIANRTKERAAQLVSDCPYDKVSKALSIIEAEESLSQYDLIIQTTSSGMSPELDHSPLKVDQLKTGAIVSDIIYNPLQTKLLREAGEKGAETQNGLGMFINQAALAFEIWTGIMPDTARMTDIVLNKLGGNTC; this is encoded by the coding sequence ATGAAAAAGATATATGGGGTAATGGGAGATCCAATTGCACATTCGATGTCACCGGACATTCATAATGATGCATTTGAAAAAGAAAATATAGAAGCGGTTTATCATCATTTTCATGTGACGAAAGAAGGTTTGAACGATGCCGTGAAAGGCATGAAAGCCCTTGGTATAGAAGGGTTTAACATCACGATTCCTCATAAGACTTCAATCATTCCTTTCCTTGATGAAGTGGATGAACTGGCCCTTGCAATCGGGGCTGTAAATACGGTTGTTAACAAAAATGGTCGGTTTATAGGGTATAATACAGACGGAAAAGGATTTTTCAAATCTTTATGCGATGAAATATCAAGTGACATCAAGGCTAAAAAAACGTTAGTGATCGGAGCGGGCGGTGCTGCGCGTGCGATTTATTTTACCCTTGTAAAAGAAGGGGTAAAGCAAGTTGATATTGCAAACCGGACAAAGGAAAGAGCGGCCCAGCTTGTTTCTGATTGCCCATATGATAAAGTATCGAAGGCACTCTCGATTATCGAAGCGGAAGAAAGCTTATCACAATATGATTTAATCATCCAAACGACTTCTTCTGGAATGAGCCCGGAATTGGATCATTCACCGTTAAAGGTCGACCAGCTTAAAACCGGCGCAATTGTCAGTGATATCATCTATAACCCCTTGCAAACCAAACTGCTGCGTGAAGCAGGGGAAAAAGGGGCGGAAACGCAAAATGGTTTGGGGATGTTCATCAACCAGGCTGCACTCGCATTTGAGATATGGACAGGCATTATGCCGGATACAGCAAGAATGACAGATATTGTCTTGAACAAACTAGGAGGTAACACATGTTAA